From the Jeongeupia sp. HS-3 genome, the window GATCTGGACGAGCTGGACATGATGGTCAAGGGCGCGCTGCAGAGCGTCAAGGATTCGGACATTCACGAAAACCGCACGGCAATCCGGCTTGATACGCTGCTGGAAAAGATCGTCGCCGATGCCCGCTTGTCGGGCCGCAGCGTCGTGCTGGCGGCGGCCGAGACGATGGTCGTCGCCAAGCCGCTGGCGCTGAAGCGCGCGATCGTCAATCTCGTCGATAATGCGCTGTTCTACGGTGAACGTGCGGAGATCATGCTGTCTCGCCTCGATGGTCAGGTCGAGCTGACCATCCGCGATCACGGCCCCGGCGTGCCCGAGGAGATGCTGGCCGGTTTGTTCCAACCGTATGTGCGGCTCGAACACGGCCGTCAGAGCAATCAGGCCGGCTCGGGACTCGGGCTGGGTATCGCCCGCGACATCATCCAGGCGCACGGCGGCGAGCTGAAGCTGGTGAATCACCCGGAGGGCGGGCTGGTGGCGACGATTGTGCTGCCGGGCTCGACGACCACGGCCTCGGGCCAGGCGGGGCCGCTTTAGCATTCGGAACGCGCGCTAACGGCGAGCCTGTCAGATTGAAATCCGGCTATCCGTGGCGTAATTCACGGTCTCAGCGTGACGCCAAGCGGGCACGCCCTGGACTTCACTCCCCGGTTAGCGCGTCGATAATCGGACAGTCGGCCCCACCGTCGCCCGTGTCGCACTGCTGCACCAAGCCGCCCAACACCTGCCGCATGGCGGCAAGGTCGGTCATCTTCTGCTCTATCAAGGCCAGCTTGCGGGCAGCCAACGCCCGCGTTTCCTTGCAGGCGCACGCCTCATCCAGCGTCAGCAAGCCGCCGACTTCGGCCAATGTAAATCCCAGTGCCTGCGCTCGTTTGATGAAGCGCACGCGCTTGACCTCGTCCGCTGAATAGCGCCGATGGCCGCCCGGTGGCTTGACCGGCTCGTCCAGCAGCCCGCGTCGCTGGTAATAGCGGATGGTCTCAATGTTCACCCCGGCCGCTT encodes:
- the merR gene encoding Hg(II)-responsive transcriptional regulator, with amino-acid sequence MAAELTIGKLAEAAGVNIETIRYYQRRGLLDEPVKPPGGHRRYSADEVKRVRFIKRAQALGFTLAEVGGLLTLDEACACKETRALAARKLALIEQKMTDLAAMRQVLGGLVQQCDTGDGGADCPIIDALTGE